Proteins encoded in a region of the Labeo rohita strain BAU-BD-2019 chromosome 22, IGBB_LRoh.1.0, whole genome shotgun sequence genome:
- the nol8 gene encoding nucleolar protein 8 — MAMKRLYIGGLSHTVSEKDLKDRFGKFGDVSDVEIITRKDENGAPLKTFGYININITDAEYRRCVGILNKSTWKGGTLLIQLAKESFLHRLAEERQQLVEMAKTPKIIPQEKLLDSLKAAGVENFHMKAAVPGTEIPGHDNWVVSKFGRVLPVLNLKSKRKNKIFKYDPSKHCHNIKRLETADDVTSVSKLTWEIEGGDDEISKKRRGEFPEQKPCPKKSKIDVSLFLAQRNGINAAAKVAIQQNGLSATRTGKQKTVSVLDGDIDSEDEIRMLVAQEHLRNPKQTITEDDDDNLEVVGDDFIVKSNVFWGGAEQDGIRKSLTSSKDDEEYDSADTDEILTQRKTQKPQVESPASQDSPTESESDDGGDEASDDDDVSVDSDYEAMMGNCYRLDLSLADLERLAKNAEEISDDESAEEPHLEPPSAPPKTKGNNPEDILASLLEDDTPEKESKKKKNQASTVSLPAFIGTKDLFGGPEPSLKRVAESIDCESSKRLKQDIKLKEQSVSEDTSQPQGSNCPSSTTKRLENKASISEDDSSSEESESSGKEDVFTSKTSSASQSVRTITETELKTVSANSKTPLKSKQTKTSRSSSSDSSSEESESSEEDGAKAFTSTTSSATQSVKTIPKTEMKTVISNESKSPIKPKQRTSRSSSSDSSSAELESSEEEDNEDATEAFTSKTSSVTQSVNTIPKAEIKTLNSNEAKIPVKPKQTKTSRSSSSDSSSEESESSEEEENAKVSISKTSSASQSARTIPETEVKTGMSNIPIKTKQTKTSRSSSSDSSNEESESSEEEDSAKVLTSKTSSTIPETEVKTVSSDNSVKPKQTKTSRSSSSDSSSEESETSDDEMSRTQTKDSKPDNSMNVQVKAVSHPPVLYSTVVDAQKQQQDNQKRLAALEQRQKETEQQKKLIQGALSKVDAGKVNKSKHIVFDSDEEEDETTSRPAEKPGNLKKSLFEDDSGSDEDQETSTSKEKKNNKPAGTKLFDSEDEDEGAENDRFQIKPQFEGKAGQKLMALQARFGTDSRFQVDSRFLESDDEDQDAADPEKNVDEQLLEEKKKSLDILQSILNINVQPQNTRKGKMFKDVSSLHYDPTQEEHATFETKTEEPKKESKAAKRKKRIEAEKLPEVSKDIYFDVSVDLKEVFGMSKDNQEENETVFWDKEAEETEDIIKPMEISFSSNVEAKEDTSGGFKFSFFGEDAATETTNKTDVYKIETLKGAKFSWQVDPRFQDSSSDEEEVDEVEEDQSASSKITEEPTTSKKMFFFFFQGDERLKEGPGMFCRSVKLQDQREAWEEKRTSLREECRKKHRDAKRRQRPSLKT; from the exons ATGGCCATGAAACGGTTGTACATCGGTGGTCTCAGCCACACAGTGTCTGAAAAGGACCTCAAAGACAGATTTGGAAAATTTGGCGACGTGTCAGATGTGGAAATCATTACGAGGAAAGATGAAAATG GAGCTCCTCTGAAGACATTTGGCTACATCAACATAAACATCACAGATGCCGAATACAGAAGAT GTGTAGGCATCTTAAATAAATCCACATGGAAAGGTGGTACCTTGCTTATTCAGTTGGCAAAAGAAAGCTTTCTGCATAG ACTTGCTGAGGAACGACAGCAACTGGTTGAAATGGCCAAGACCCCAAAAATCATCCCTCAGGAGAAATTATTGGACTCGCTTAAAGCGGCCGGCGTTGAGAATTTCCACATGAAAGCTGCCGTTCCAGGAACAGAAATTCCCGGTCATGAT AATTGGGTTGTGAGTAAATTTGGGAGGGTACTTCCTGTTCTGAATCTGAagtccaaaagaaaaaacaag ATCTTTAAGTATGATCCATCCAAACACTGCCACAACATTAAAAGACTGGAGACTGCAGATGACGTCACATCAGTGTCCAAGCTGACATGGGAGATTGAAGGTGGAGATGATGAAATCAGTAAGAAAAGGCGAGGAGAGTTTCCAGAGCAGAAACCATGTcccaaaaaatccaaaatagaCGTGAGTTTGTTTTTGGCTCAGAGAAATGGAATTAATGCAGCTGCCAAAGTGGCGATCCAACAAAACGGACTCTCTGCTACAAGgacaggaaaacaaaaaactgtttctGTTTTGGATGGCGACATCGACTCTGAAGATGAAATTAGAATGTTGGTTGCTCAAGAACATTTGAGGAACCCAAAACAAACCATTACGGAGGATGATGATGACAACCTGGAGGTAGTGGGAGATGATTTTATTGTCAAGTCTAACGTTTTCTGGGGTGGAGCGGAACAAGATGGCATAAGAAAGTCCCTAACTTCATCAAAAGACGATGAGGAATACGACTCTGCTGACACAGATGAAATACTCACCCAGAGAAAGACCCAAAAACCACAAGTTGAATCTCCAGCTAGTCAAGATTCTCCAACAGAATCTGAATCTGATGATGGTGGTGATGAGGcatctgatgatgatgatgttagTGTAGATTCTGATTATGAAGCCATGATGGGGAACTGTTACCGTTTAGATCTTTCCCTAGCAGACTTGGAGCGGTTAGCTAAAAACGCAGAGGAGATATCAGATGATGAAAGTGCAGAAGAACCCCACCTAGAACCCCCAAGTGCACCACCCAAAACAAAAGGCAATAACCCAGAAGATATTCTCGCCTCGCTTCTTGAAGACGACACCCCTGAGAAAGAAagtaagaagaagaaaaatcagGCGAGCACTGTATCTCTTCCTGCTTTCATTGGAACTAAGGATCTCTTTGGAGGTCCAGAGCCAAGCCTGAAAAGAGTCGCCGAAAGTATAGACTGCGAATCTTCTAAAAGACTCAAACAAGACATTAAATTGAAAGAACAAAGCGTCTCAGAAGATACAAGTCAACCGCAGGGTTCAAACTGTCCATCATCAACCACAAAAAGACTTGAGAATAAAGCGTCCATCTCAGAAGATGATTCTTCTAGTGAAGAATCAGAAAGCAGTGGTAAGGAAGATGTCTTTACATCTAAAACATCTTCAGCATCACAATCAGTAAGAACCATCACTGAAACCGAACTAAAGACTGTTAGTGCTAACTCAAAGACCCCACTCAAATCCAAGCAGACAAAAACCTCCAGATCCTCCAGTAGTGACTCTTCTAGTGAAGAATCAGAAAGCAGTGAGGAAGATGGTGCTAAAGCTTTCACTTCTACAACATCTTCAGCAACACAGTCTGTAAAAACTATtccaaaaactgaaatgaagaCTGTTATCTCCAACGAATCAAAGAGCCCAATCAAACCCAAGCAAAGGACCTCCAGGTCCTCCAGTAGTGACTCTTCTAGTGCAGAATTGGAAAGCAGTGAGGAGGAAGATAATGAAGATGCTACTGAAGCTTTCACTTCTAAAACATCTTCAGTGACACAGTCTGTAAATACCATCCCTAAAGCCGAAATAAAGACGCTTAACTCCAACGAAGCAAAAATCCCTGTCAAGCCCAAGCAGACAAAGACCTCCAGGTCCTCCAGTAGTGACTCTTCTAGTGAGGAATCTGAAAGCAGCGAGGAAGAAGAAAATGCTAAAGTCTCCATTTCTAAAACATCTTCAGCATCACAATCGGCAAGAACCATCCCAGAAACGGAAGTAAAAACTGGTATGTCTAATATCCCAATCAAGACCAAGCAGACGAAGACCTCCAGATCCTCAAGTAGTGACTCTTCTAATGAAGAATCTGAAAGCAGTGAGGAAGAAGATAGTGCTAAAGTCCTCACTTCCAAAACATCTTCAACCATCCCTGAAACCGAAGTAAAAACTGTAAGCTCTGATAACTCAGTCAAACCCAAACAGACTAAGACCTCAAGATCCTCAAGTAGCGACTCTTCTAGTGAGGAATCAGAAACTAGTGATGATGAGATGTCCAGAACTCAGACAAAGGATTCCAAGCCTGACAATTCAATGAACGTTCAGGTGAAAGCTGTTTCACATCCACCAGTTCTTTACTCAACTGTTGTTGACGCTCAGAAACAACAGCAGGACAACCAGAAACGTCTTGCGGCGCTGGAGCAACGACAGAAAGAAACCGAGCAACAGAAAAAACTCATTCAAGGGGCTCTTTCTAAAGTG GACGCAGGGAAAGtgaacaaaagcaaacacaTTGTGTTTGATTCTGATGAAGAAGAGGATGAAACCACAAGCAGACCAGCAGAAAAACcaggaaacctgaaaaaaagccTTTTTGAGGACGATTCAGGATCTGATGAAGATCAAGAAACATCCACATCAAAAGAAAAg AAGAACAACAAACCAGCTGGCACCAAGCTGTTCGACAGTGAAGATGAGGATGAAGGTGCTGAGAACGATCGTTTCCAGATCAAGCCCCAGTTTGAGGGCAAAGCTGGACAGAAG CTCATGGCGCTGCAGGCCAGATTCGGAACCGATTCAAGATTCCAGGTCGATTCTAGATTTCTggaaagtgatgatgaagatcaAG ATGCGGCGgatccagaaaaaaatgtggacGAACAACTTCTtgaggagaaaaagaaaagtctAGACATCCTCCAGAGCATTTTAAACATCAACGTACAACCACAAAACACCAGAAAGGGCAAGATGTTCAA AGATGTTTCGAGCCTGCATTACGACCCGACACAAGAAGAACACGCTACTTTTGAGACCAAGACAGAGGaaccgaagaaagaaag CAAAGCGGCAAAGCGAAAGAAACGCATAGAGGCTGAAAAACTCCCTGAAGTTTCTAAGGACATTTACTTTGACGTCTCTGTGGATTTAAAGGAAGTCTTCGGGATGTCTAAAGACAACCAGGAGGAGAACGAAACAGTGTTTTGGGATAAAGAGGCAGAAGAGACTGAAGATATAATTAAACCTATGGAGATTTCCTTCAGTTCTAATGTAGAAGCAAAAGAAGACACTTCAGGTGGATTCAAGTTCTCCTTCTTTGGCGAGGACGCAGCTACGGAGACGACCAACAAGACAG ACGTGTACAAAATAGAGACATTAAAAGGAGCCAAGTTCTCTTGGCAAGTGGACCCTCGATTCCAAGACAGCAGTTCAGATGAGGAAGAAGTGGACGAGGTTGAGGAGGACCAATCTGCTTCCAGCAAAATTACaga GGAACCGACAACatcaaaaaagatgtttttctttttctttcaagGTGACGAGCGGTTAAAAG AGGGGCCGGGAATGTTTTGTAGAAGCGTAAAACTACAAGACCAGAGGGAAGCCTGGGAAGAAAAGAGGACGTCACTCAGAGAG GAATGTCGCAAGAAACACAGAGATGCCAAAAGACGCCAAAGGCCTTCGCTGAAGACCTGA
- the wu:fb55g09 gene encoding coiled-coil domain-containing glutamate-rich protein 1, whose translation MLDAEKMCGRAMICQWEVYSNRPSIKETEKPKSESRRTNGGAKQRWHKWGRRPGRRTHYPEMRRNRARLSRWSGTLVSLRPANVQGNRAPGMRAPRNTNQFLMHEKYQMMHMRSDSVGTDSGSDCEMDFADMDSYLGVLENARGALLDSPDLPSPPTFYARQMNQCQPFSFFSFDQEESMQYFPSEDDVMQSEDFMQRDFKEFCDTVAPCI comes from the coding sequence ATGCTAGACGCTGAGAAAATGTGCGGAAGGGCCATGATATGCCAGTGGGAGGTCTACAGCAACAGACCCTCCATCAAGGAGACGGAAAAACCCAAGAGTGAGTCGAGGAGAACCAACGGCGGCGCTAAACAGAGGTGGCACAAATGGGGAAGGAGGCCAGGAAGACGGACGCACTATCCAGAAATGCGCAGAAATCGAGCAAGACTGTCTCGGTGGTCTGGCACTCTGGTCTCATTGCGTCCTGCCAACGTTCAAGGCAACCGAGCGCCTGGCATGAGAGCGCCCAGGAACACCAACCAGTTCCTCATGCATGAGAAATACCAGATGATGCACATGCGATCGGACTCTGTCGGCACCGACAGCGGCTCCGACTGCGAAATGGACTTCGCGGATATGGACTCGTACCTGGGCGTTCTAGAGAACGCTAGAGGCGCACTGTTGGACAGTCCAGATTTGCCTTCGCCACCCACATTTTACGCTCGACAGATGAACCAGTGCCAGCCGTTTTCCTTCTTCAGCTTCGATCAGGAGGAAAGCATGCAGTATTTCCCTTCGGAGGACGACGTGATGCAGAGCGAAGACTTCATGCAAAGGGACTTCAAAGAATTCTGTGACACTGTGGCACCATGTATTTAG